Sequence from the Thermomonas sp. HDW16 genome:
CCATGGCATGTCCGAATGGGTGTTGGCCTTGCATTGTGCGCCTTGTGCCTGCAGCGGCTCACAGCATCGGCAGCTTGAGCCCCTGCTCCTTCGCGCAATCCTTCGCGATCTCATACCCGGCATCCGCGTGCCGCATCACGCCGGTGCCCGGGTCGTTCCACAGCACGCGGGCGATGCGCTTGTCGGCTTCTTCCGTGCCATCGCACACGATTACCACGCCGCTGTGCTGCGAATAGCCCATGCCGACGCCGCCACCGTGGTGCAGGCTGACCCAGGTCGCGCCGCCTGCGACGTTGAGCATGGCGTTGAGCAGCGGCCAATCAGACACGGCATCGCTGCCATCCATCATCGACTCGGTTTCGCGATTGGGCGATGCGACTGAACCGCTATCGAGATGATCGCGGCCGATCACCACCGGCGCCTTCAGTTCGCCATTGCGCACCATTTCATTGAAGGCCAGGCCCAGCTTGTGGCGCAGGCCCAGTCCAACCCAGCAGATGCGTGCCGGCAGGCCCTGGAAGCTGATGCGCTCGCGCGCCATGTCCAGCCAGTTGTGCAGGTGCGCATCGTCCGGGATCAGTTCCTTGACCTTGGCGTCGGTCTTGTAGATGTCTTCAGGATCGCCGCTGAGCGCAACCCAGCGGAACGGACCCACGCCGCGGCAGAACAGTGGGCGCACGTAGGCCGGCACGAAACCGGGGAAATCGAAGGCGTTTTCGCAGCCTTCGTCCTTCGCCATCTGGCGGATGTTGTTGCCGTAATCGACGGTGGGGATGCCGACGGCATGGAAGGCCAGCATCGCCTCCACGTGCACGCGCATCGACTTCTTCGCGGCGTCGCGCACTTTCTCCGGATGCTGCTTCTGTTCGGTGAGCCACTGCTCCACCGTCCAGCCGATCGGCAGGTAGCCGTGCACTGGATCGTGCGCGCTGGTCTGGTCGGTCACGCAATCCGGGCGCACGCCGCGCCGCACCAGCTCCGGCAGGATTTCGGCGGCGTTGCCGAGCAACGCGATGGATTTCGCTTCACCAGCCTTGGTGTATTTCTCGATGCGCGCGAGGGCGTCATCGATGTCGGTCGCCTGCTCATCCACATAGCGCGTGCGCAGGCGGAAATCGATACTGGTCTGGCGGCATTCGATGTTGAGCGAACACGCGCCGGCCAGCGATGCCGCCAGCGGCTGCGCGCCGCCCATGCCGCCAAGACCGGCCGTCAGAATCCATTTGCCCTTGAGGCTGCCGCCGTAATGCTGGCGGCCCATTTCCACGAAGGTCTCGTAGGTGCCCTGCACGATGCCCTGGCTGCCGATATAGATCCAACTGCCCGCAGTCATCTGGCCGTACATCATCAGGCCCTTCTTATCGAGCTCGTTGAAGTGTTCCCACGTCGCCCAGTGCGGCACCAGGTTGGAATTGGCGATCAACACGCGCGGCGCATCGGCATGCGTCGGGAACACGCCGACTGGCTTGCCGGATTGCACCAGCAGGGTTTCGTCATCGCCTAGGGTTTTCAGGGTTTCCAGGATCTTGTCGTAGCTGGCCCAGTCGCGTGCGGCGCGGCCGATGCCGCCGTACACCACCAGCGAGGTCGGGTCTTCCGCCACTTCCGCGTCCAGGTTGTTCTGCAGCATGCGGAACGGGGCTTCGGTCAGCCACGAACGGCAGTTGAGCTGGTTGCCGCGCGGTGCGCGGATCGAGCGGGACGGATCGTGGCGGCTGGACATCGAGGACGGCTCCTGCAAGCGAAGCCGCGATTATCGCATCCGGCCACGACCCGACTCGACGGTACGGTTCGATGATGGCGGCGATGCTTGGGTATCATCGGCCGATGCCATTGCTACGCAGCTTCTTCGCTCTTCTCCTGCTGGCTGTCGCCGGGTGCGCGCATCGCCCCGACGCGACGCAGGCAGCACCCACCGTACTGTTGGTCTCGATCGATGGACTTCCGGCCGATACGGTCGGCAGCGGTCGCATGCCGGCCCTCGATGCCATCGCCAGCGAAGGCGTGCGTGCGGACTGGCTCAACCCCAGCTATCCCACGCTGACTTTCCCGAACCATTACACGCTGGCCACCGGCCTGCGCCCGGATCGCCACGGCATCGTCCATAACAACATGCAGGACGCGTTGCTCGGCAAGTTCGTGTCGAAAGAGGCCAGCGCGCGCGATGGCCGCTGGTGGGGCGGCGAGCCGATCTGGGCCACGCTGCAGCGGCAGGGCGGGATTGCAGCCACGATGTTCTGGCCGGGATCGGAAGCGGAAATCGCCGGGCAGCGGCCGCGTTTCTGGAGACCGTTCGACGGCACCCTCTCGGTGCAGGCGCGAGTGGATCAAGTGCTGGCGTGGCTGGATTTGCCGCCGGCGCAACGACCGCGGCTGGTCACGTTGTACATGGAGCAGTTCGATGTGGCGGCGCACGCGGCAGGCATGCATTCGTCGCAGGCAATGCAGGCGCTTGCCGACATCGATGCCGGGCTTGAGCGGCTGCGCGATGGCCTGCACGCACGCGGACTCGACAATCAGGTCGACCTGATCGTGCTATCCGACCACGGCATGGCCGATGTGCGTGGCGAGAACATCCGCTATCTCGATGACCTGGTGCCGGCCGATGCGATCAGTGTCGAATACGCCGGCCAGGTCGTCGGATTGACGGCACAGCCCGGGTATGAAGCCGAGGTCGAGCGGACGCTGGTCCGTCGCCACGACCATTTCCAGTGCTGGCGCAAAGGCGAAACGCCGCAGCGCTGGCATTTCGGCAGCAACCCGCGTATCCCGCCCATCGTCTGCCAAGCGGACGACGGCTGGCGCGTGTGGCTGCATCGCTGGCCCGCGCAACCGGCGCTCAAGGGCGAACACGGCTTCGCGCCGGAAGATCCCGGAATGCGCGCGGTGTTCACGGCCATCGGCCCGTCGTTCCGTGGCGGCACCCGCCTGCCTGCATTCGACAATGTCGACGTGTATCCGTTGCTGACGCATCTGCTGGGCATCGCCCCGGCAACCAACGATGGCGATCTCGCGCCGCTGCGTCCCGCCTTGCGAGACGCACGATGATCTTCTGCCGGCGCATCGACAGCCCGGTCGGCCCACTGATGCTGGCGGCGGACGAGAGCGGCCTGCGCCATATCGAATTCCGCGACAACCGCCACCCTGCCGACCGCAGCGATTGGCATGGCGGCGACAACGACATCCTCAACGCCACTGAAGCGCAACTGCGCGAATATTTCGATGGCGAACGCCGCGATTTCGACCTGCTGTTGGCGCCGCAGGGCACCGACTTCCAGCGCGTGGTGTGGCAGGAACTGGCGCGGATTCCCTACGGCGTCACGATCAGCTATGCGCAACTCGCGCAACGCGTTGGCAATGCCAGCGCGATGCGCGCGGTCGGCGCGGCGAATGGGCGCAACCCGCTGCCCATCGTGCTGCCCTGCCATCGGGTGATCGGTGCGGATGGATCGCTCACCGGTTTCGGCGGCGGCCTGCCGACCAAGCAATTCCTGCTGCGGCTGGAAGGCGCGCTGCCGGGCGAACAAGGCGGGCTCTTCTAAGGAACGGCGTTCTAGGCCAGCAAGTCCTTCATCGCGGCGCGATAGCGCGCGGCAATCGCGTCACGGTTGCGATGCCGGCCATCCTCCACCACGCGCGTGCCTGCGACTTCGACATCGCGCACCACGTTCGCGTTGCCGCTGAAGATCCAGCGATCCACCACGTCCGCCTCGACCGCACCGGCCAGGATCGGCGCATCCGCATCCAGCACGATGCGGTCATCCGCCGCGAAACCGGTGCTGTCCGCCGCGCTTGCCAGCGCCCCATCCAGCAGAGTCACGCCAACACTCGGCACGCGCATGCTGGACGCGATATTGCGACGGCGTGCGAACAAGCGCTGCCCGTATTCCAGCCAGCGCAATTCCTCCACCGGCGATACCGAGATATGCGAATCCGAGCCCACGCCCCAACGGCCGCCGGCATCCAGGTAATCGCGTAGCGGGAACAGGCCATCGCCCAGGTTCGCTTCGGTCGTCGTGCAAATCGCCGCCGTTGCGCCGCTGCGGGCGATGCCCTGCACTTCGGCATCGTCCAGATGGGTGGCGTGCACCAGAGTCCAGTGCGCATCGACCGGCGCATTGTCCAGCAGCCACTGCACCGGCCGCGCGCCACGCACGGCCACGCATTCGTCCACTTCTGCCGTTTGTTCGGCGATATGGATATGGATGCGCGCATCGTCCGGCAATCCCGCCAGCACTTCGCGCATTGCAACTTCCGGCACTGCGCGCAGGCTGTGCAGCGCGCAGCCGATGCGCACGCTTTCGCCTTCGTCGTCGCGCAGAGTGTCGAGCAGGCGCAGGTAGGCCTCGACCTCGTGGCCGAAGCGGCGCTGGCGTTCGGACAA
This genomic interval carries:
- a CDS encoding ectonucleotide pyrophosphatase/phosphodiesterase; the encoded protein is MPLLRSFFALLLLAVAGCAHRPDATQAAPTVLLVSIDGLPADTVGSGRMPALDAIASEGVRADWLNPSYPTLTFPNHYTLATGLRPDRHGIVHNNMQDALLGKFVSKEASARDGRWWGGEPIWATLQRQGGIAATMFWPGSEAEIAGQRPRFWRPFDGTLSVQARVDQVLAWLDLPPAQRPRLVTLYMEQFDVAAHAAGMHSSQAMQALADIDAGLERLRDGLHARGLDNQVDLIVLSDHGMADVRGENIRYLDDLVPADAISVEYAGQVVGLTAQPGYEAEVERTLVRRHDHFQCWRKGETPQRWHFGSNPRIPPIVCQADDGWRVWLHRWPAQPALKGEHGFAPEDPGMRAVFTAIGPSFRGGTRLPAFDNVDVYPLLTHLLGIAPATNDGDLAPLRPALRDAR
- the hutU gene encoding urocanate hydratase; this translates as MSSRHDPSRSIRAPRGNQLNCRSWLTEAPFRMLQNNLDAEVAEDPTSLVVYGGIGRAARDWASYDKILETLKTLGDDETLLVQSGKPVGVFPTHADAPRVLIANSNLVPHWATWEHFNELDKKGLMMYGQMTAGSWIYIGSQGIVQGTYETFVEMGRQHYGGSLKGKWILTAGLGGMGGAQPLAASLAGACSLNIECRQTSIDFRLRTRYVDEQATDIDDALARIEKYTKAGEAKSIALLGNAAEILPELVRRGVRPDCVTDQTSAHDPVHGYLPIGWTVEQWLTEQKQHPEKVRDAAKKSMRVHVEAMLAFHAVGIPTVDYGNNIRQMAKDEGCENAFDFPGFVPAYVRPLFCRGVGPFRWVALSGDPEDIYKTDAKVKELIPDDAHLHNWLDMARERISFQGLPARICWVGLGLRHKLGLAFNEMVRNGELKAPVVIGRDHLDSGSVASPNRETESMMDGSDAVSDWPLLNAMLNVAGGATWVSLHHGGGVGMGYSQHSGVVIVCDGTEEADKRIARVLWNDPGTGVMRHADAGYEIAKDCAKEQGLKLPML
- a CDS encoding methylated-DNA--[protein]-cysteine S-methyltransferase, producing MIFCRRIDSPVGPLMLAADESGLRHIEFRDNRHPADRSDWHGGDNDILNATEAQLREYFDGERRDFDLLLAPQGTDFQRVVWQELARIPYGVTISYAQLAQRVGNASAMRAVGAANGRNPLPIVLPCHRVIGADGSLTGFGGGLPTKQFLLRLEGALPGEQGGLF
- a CDS encoding formimidoylglutamate deiminase; the protein is MPEPAAPYRTPRGWALPGIANLHSHAFQRAMAGMAERQTDPADSFWTWRETMYGMAARFDPELLHAVASQLYVEMLEAGYTTVCEFHYLHHAPDGRPYADHAAMSRALLRAARDTGIRITLLPVLYMSGGFDGRPLSERQRRFGHEVEAYLRLLDTLRDDEGESVRIGCALHSLRAVPEVAMREVLAGLPDDARIHIHIAEQTAEVDECVAVRGARPVQWLLDNAPVDAHWTLVHATHLDDAEVQGIARSGATAAICTTTEANLGDGLFPLRDYLDAGGRWGVGSDSHISVSPVEELRWLEYGQRLFARRRNIASSMRVPSVGVTLLDGALASAADSTGFAADDRIVLDADAPILAGAVEADVVDRWIFSGNANVVRDVEVAGTRVVEDGRHRNRDAIAARYRAAMKDLLA